TAGCTTTCCGGGCTATGGTCTTGGATATGTTTATAGGATTCAGGTAAATAATGGCAATGCTTGTACTGTTGGGGGCTATTTAATAAGCGAATGTTTTTATCCAATAAGCCTTCATATAAGTCTTGGTATTCGAAAGGCTTAAGCATCCAACCACGATAAAGTGCAATAGCTTCATTTGAAGCAGGCATGATCCTTTTTAGGGCTTTAAGAAGATTGCCCTCTTGTAGATCCTCAAAGCTGATAAGCAAGCATTCAAAGCCGGCTTCTTGAGCGGCAGACCACTCGGCTTCAAAATCAGGGTCGACCTGCTTGGGGTCTAAAAAGCTATTGCAGAAAATTATTTTCAAGGCTTTTTTTAAGGTCCTAATTTAATGGATGCCAAAAAGAAAACCCGACCAAAAGGCCGGGCTTCTCAAATCTATAGTCTAAATTCTATCGTCTAGAATCTAATTCCTACTTCGAGCTGGTTAAGCTTGCTCCCAGATACTCGCGGTTCATGCGGGCAATGTTTTCCAGGGAGATTTCTTTTGGACATTCTTCGGCGCAAGCCCCAACATTGGAGCAGTTACCAAAGCCTTCCAAATCCATTTGGTTTACCATGTGTAATACGCGATCCTTCGCTTCCACCTTACCTTGTGGTAAAAGGGCTAATTGCGAAACCTTAGCCGATACGAAAAGCATGGCCGAGGCATTTGGACAAGCGGCCACACAAGCACCACATCCAATACAGGTAGCTGCATTGAAGGCTTCATCGGCATCCGCCTTAGGTACTGGAATAGCGTTGGCATCCAAAGTATTTCCAGAGGTATTCACATTTACATAACCACCAGCTTCGATGATGCGGTCAAAAGCACCACGATCAACCGAAAGGTCTTTGATTACCGGGAAAGCACGGGCTCTCCAAGGCTCAATGAAAATGGTGTCACCATCTTTAAACTTACGCATGTGTAATTGGCAAGTAGTAGTGGCATTTTCGGGGCCATGAGGCTCACCATTAATATGAAGGGAACACATTCCGCAGATTCCCTCACGACAGTCGTGGTCGAATACTACGGGATCATCACCCTTATCGATCAACTCTTCATTCAGTTGATCCATCATTTCCAGGAAGGAGCTGTCGGCACTCACGTTTTTAATCGCGTAGTCCTTAAGTTCTCCTTTGCTATTTTGGTTGGCTTGACGCCAGATTTTTAATTTCAGATCCATGAGCAATGTTTTAATGATTACTTGTAACTACGGGTTTTCAATTCCACATTATCGAAGATCAGATCTTCTTTAACCAATTCGGCGTCCTTAGGTTCGCCATTGTATTTCCAGGCGGATACGAAGGCGAAATCATCATCGCGACGTAAGGCCTCACCTTCCTCGGTTTGGAATTCTTCGCGGAAGTGACCGCCACAAGATTCTTCACGAGTTAAGGCATCCATACACATCAGTTCACCTAATTCCATAAAGTCGGCTACCCGCATCGCTTTGTCCAGTTCTGGGTTCATTTCCATCGCTCCACCAGGAACGCGAACCTTTTGCCAGAACTCAGCACGTAAAGCTTGAATTTCGCTGATCGCTTCTTTCAAACCTTCCGCATTACGAGCCATACCACACTTGTTCCACATAATGTGACCCAATTTCTTGTGGTAATAGTCTACGCTATGCTCACCAGCGGTGTTCATCAATTTATCGATGGTTCCTTTTACTTCTGCTTCCGCCTGAGCGAAGGCTTCGTGATTGGTGTCAATAGCACCGGTACGAATTTCGTCGGCCAGGTAATCACCAATAGTGTAAGGAATCACGAAATAACCATCAGCCAAACCTTGCATCAGAGCAGATGCTCCCAAGCGGTTAGCACCGTGGTCGGAGAAGTTGGCTTCACCCAGAGCAAAGAGACCAGGTACGGAAGTCATTAAGTTATAATCTACCCAAATACCACCCATAGTATAGTGTACTGCTGGGTAAATCATCATTGGGGTTTCGTATGGATTGTCGTCTACAATCTTTTCGTACATCGCGAAGAGGTTACCATATTTGGCTTCCACTACTTCTTTACCCATTTTGCGAATTTCTTCCGAACTAGGGTTTTCGATGCCTTTAATATTGGCTTCGGTTTTACCGTAACGCTCAATCGCCGCAGCAAAATCGAGGTATACCGCTTCACCGGTAGCGTTCACACCATAACCTTCGTCGCAACGCTCTTTAGCTGCACGAGAGGCCACATCACGAGGTACCAGGTTACCGAAGGATGGATAACGACGCTCTAAATAGTAATCGCGTTTTTCTTCAGGAAGGTCGGTAGGCTTCAATTTACCCGCGCGAATTGCTTCGGCGTCCTTGATATCTTTAGGTACCCAAATACGACCATCATTACGAAGCGACTCACTCATCAGCGTAAGCTTAGACTGATGCTCGCCCGAAACTGGAATACAAGTAGGGTGAATTTGCGTAAAGCATGGGTTGGCGAAATGTGCGCCTTTACGGTGTGCCTTCCAGGCCGCAGAACCATTAGATCCCATGGCATTGGTAGAAAGGAAGAATACGTTTCCGTAACCTCCAGAGGCTAATACTACCGCGTGGGCACCATGACGTTGAATTTCGCCGGTTACCAGGTTACGGGCAATGATACCGCGTGCTTTGCCGTCGACCATTACGATCTCCAACATTTCGTGGCGGTTGTACATCTTTACTTTACCCTTGGAGATTTGGCGGCTCAGGGCCGAATAAGCTCCTAAAAGCAATTGTTGACCAGTTTGACCTTTCGCATAGAAGGTACGGCTTACTTGCACCCCACCGAAAGAACGGTTATCGAGGTTGCCACCGTAATCACGGGCGAAAGGAACACCCTGAGCAACGGCCTGGTCAATGATATTTGCTGATACTTCCGCTAAGCGGTAAACATTGGCCTCACGAGAGCGGTAGTCGCCCCCTTTAATGGTATCGTAGAAAAGACGGTAAACAGAGTCACCATCATTCTGGTAGTTTTTGGCAGCATTGATACCCCCTTGTGCAGCAATAGAGTGGGCACGACGAGGAGAATCCTGGAAGCAAAATGCTTTTACATTGTAGCCCATCTCTGCTAAAGAAGCAGCGGCAGAGCTACCAGCCAATCCCGTTCCAACAACAATAACATCGATATTCCTTTTGTTGGCAGGGTTTACCAATCGAATATTGGCTTTGTGGTTTTGCCACTTCTTTTCGAGTGGCCCCTCTGGAATTTTCGAATCTAAGATCATGGAGATTGCGTTTAGTTTTTAGCCATTAAAATGAATACCGGAATGATCGCGTACAATAGTGGAACGATCACTGAGAAAGCGTAGCCCAGTTTTTTAATGGCTGGGGTATAGCGTTTGTGGTTGAGGCCAAAGGTTTGGAAGGCGCTCGCGAAACCGTGCCATAGGTGGAAGGCTATGGCCGCCATAGAGAGAACATATAAAAGAACCATAATCATTCCGGCGCTGCCATCCTGATAGGTTTTAATTACCACTGCTGCCAGGTTTTTGTTGCCCTGAGAGTCGGTGCCAATTTCACCCCAGTGCATCACGTACCAGAATTGGCTCATGTGCAATACGATGAATACTAAAATAATGGTGCCTAATAGACCCATATTACGAGAAGCCCAAATCGAATTGCGGTTGGGTTTCCAACTGCGGTAGCGCTCGGGGCGAGCTTTACGATTTTGCATCGCCAGGTAAATACCATCTACCGCGTGAAACAAAATGCTGAAGTATAGCAAGTAACTCACGATCTTAATCAAAGGGAAAGTCGTCATGAATTTTGCATACGCGTTGAACTTTTCCTGACCTTCAACGCTGAGGTCCAGTAGTTGCAGGTTACCCAGGAGGTGGACGATCAAGAAGCTTATTAAGAACAGCCCGGTGAGCGACATCCAGTATTTCTTTGCGATGGATGAACCTAAAATCCCTGATTTTGCCATAGTTAGTATTAGCCGATTGTGTTTAGGCAAATTTAAGAAGCGAGGCCGATTCACCAATAAGGGTCTTTATTTAGAATGATTAAACAAAAGGCCTTCTTTTGAGGCTCTTTAAGCCGTTGCTTAATTTCTAACTTTGCGGAAATCTCAAAAAAATATACATGCGTTACGATCCCATTGACCCGCAACTGTTTATCAGCAATCGAAAACGCTTTATTGAGCATTTACCGGCGGGGGCACTCGCGGTTTTTAATGCCAACGATATTATGCCTACCAATGCTGATGGCACCTTACCCTTAGTTCAAAATCGTGATCTCTTCTATCTCAGCGGGGTAGACCAAGAAGAAACGATCTTGGTATTATTTCCAGATGCCTATAATCCGGCTCATCGAGAAATTCTATTTGTAGTAGAAACAAATGAACATCTGGCCCGATGGGAAGGCGCCAAGCTTACTCAGGATCAGGCCACTGAGCAAACCGGTATTCAAACGGTATTCTGGTTAAGCGATTTCGAAAAGATCTTTAAAGACTTGATGTCGCAAGCCAAAACGGTATTCCTAAATAGCAATGAGCATTTACGCGCCAGTAGTCCGGTAGAAACCCGCGACCAACGTTTCCGCAAATGGATTATGGAGCAGTATCCTATGCATCACTACGATCGCAGTGCTCCAATTATGCATCGTCTGCGCGCCATTAAATCACCTATTGAGGTAGAGATTATGCGCAAAGCATCGGCCATTAATACCAAGGCCTTTAATCGCGTATTGAAGTTCTTAAAGCCTGGGGTGATGGAATACGAATTGGAGGCAGAGTTTATCCATGAGTACAAGCGCAATGGTTCTCCCGACTTTAGTTATACACCCATTATTGCATCCGGTGCTAGCGCTTGCGTTTTGCATTATATCGAGAATGATAAGGAGTGTAAGGATGGCGACCTTGTTTTATTCGATTGCGGAAACTGGTATGCTAATTATGCTAGCGATGTTACCCGTTGTTTTCCGGTAAACGGTCGTTTTAGCGATCGCCAAAAGCAAGTATATAATGCTGTTTTACGGGTGATGAAGGCTTCCATGGAATTACTGCGTCCCGGAAATCAATTGCATGAATACCACAAGGAGGTAGGCGAATTAATGACTAAGGAACTCTTAGACCTTAAATTAATTGACGCCATTGATGTGAAAAATCAAGATCCAAACTGGCCTGCTTATAAGAAGTACTTTATGCATGGCACTTCACATTATATCGGTTTAGACGTGCATGATGTGGGTCTTTGGACTGAGAAAATGGAGGCGGGCAATGTCTTTACCTGCGAGCCTGGTATCTATATTCCTGAAGAAGGAATTGGTATTCGTATCGAAGATGATATTGTGATCGGAGAAAAGGAAAACATCAATCTTACTGCCGGTATTCCTAAGGAGGTAGAGGAGATTGAAGAAATGATGAATAGCTAATGCACACCTTTGAGTTCCACTATAAAGGAGCTCGCTTTGTAGCTGAAGAAGAGGGTAGAGGGCCGGCAGTGATATTCTTGCATGGCTTCCTCGAAAGTCGCAATATGTGGAAGACTTTGTGGCCGCAACTCCCCAAAACCATCCGCAAGATTAGCTTGGACTTACCCGGACATGGCGACTCTGAAAATCTGGGCTATATCCATAGCATGGAGGAGATGGCCGAAGTGGTGATGGCCCTTGTGCATCGCCTTTCGCTGCGCAAGGTTTTTCTGGTGGGGCATTCTATGGGAGGTTATGTGGCCTTGGCTTTCGCCGATAGGTATCCCGATAATATCCGAGGCATGGTTCTGATGAACTCCAATAGTCGAGCAGATTCGGAGGAGAAAAAGCTGAATCGCGATCGGGCTATCGCCTTGGTAAAGCAAGATCCACAAGCTTATATCCGCACCGCTGTGCCCATGCTCTTTAGTGAAGACAATCGCAAAAGTCTGCGCAAGGAGATAAATGCCGCGAAGAAGGATGCTTTGCGTACCTCGGCACAAGGCGTGGTGGCGGCCTTGGAAGGAATGAAAATTCGCGACGACCGAGAAGCTATTCTGGCCTTTGCGCCCTATCCGATTTTATTTGTGGCCTCTCGCAAGGATCCTGCATTGGATTTTGAAATGCTAGAAGAGCAATTGGAGCATCATGCGGTACAAGGCTTGATTTTGGAAGAAGGTCATATGTCGCATTTCGAAGAGCCGGAAAAGCTTATTTCCGCCTTTAAACACTTTTTTAAAGAACCAGTAAAAAAGCCCTTACTGCGATAGTAAGGGCTTTTTAGTTTTTGGCGAAGCGATCACCAGATTGCTTTTTTCATTGGTAAATATCCCTCCGATTCAGCAAAATTGTACTTATAGTTCAATTCCTAAGACTCTTGAATTTTCAATTTTCAATTTTTGAATCATTTCTAAGAGGCTTGGAATAAGGGCTTTCGGCCTTGATTCTTTGGTCTAAGCTTTTATATTTGTTCAAGGTACCCCCATAATCGGATCGCTTTCTGGCAGCTTCTGCCTGTGGAGTGAAAATTAAAAAGCAGGAACTGTAAAATGGGGGGTATGAAATTTCAAAGCGAGGTAATGGACGCCTTGCGCAAGGGTATCGGTCAGGATGATACCGTCATCAAATGGATCCAAGACATTTTAGATGTCGATTACAGCACGGCCCGTCGAAAAATGATAGGCGAAACCAAATTGAGTTTGGAGCAATTTGGGCAGATCATTTACAATTATCCCCACATATTGGAACTGGCTTTTAAGAGCATATTGCGTCCCAATACCTTTATTACACACTATAGTAGTTTTCGCAGCCGTCAAGAATTGGAAACCTATTTGAAGGGGATTATCAAACGATTTGAAGCTGCGTTGAAACACAATAGTGTTTTGAAATATGTGGCTAGGGACCTGCCCTTATTTTTCTTTTTGGCCGACCGGCGTTTGGCGGAATTTAAGATCTCCCTTTGGACCAACCAACTTAAAGGTGGAGGGGTACAAAGGCTCAATATCGAGACTTATACCCTGTGCTGGGAGGTCTTTCGCTTGTATCAGCATTTAAGCAGCGTGGAGATTTGGAATCGCAATGTGCTGGAAAATCAATTCCAAATGATTGAATGGTATTGCAGTCTCAATAGTATCGATCAGTATTACCGGCGCGATATCTATGAAATTATGGAAGCTAAGCTCCTCGACTATAAAGATTGGAGCATCAAAGGGCAAAAATCCAATGGAGGTAAGATCGATTTACTCTTTACAGATTTCCTCACCATGAATAATGGGGGAATGCTGGAATCGCCTAACCTTCGGCTTTTGATGACTGCCTTGAGTAATGCCAATTTCGTCACCTTTCGGGATGCCGGTTTATGCGCCCACTTTAATGATGAATTTGAACTGCATCAATCCTATGCCACTTCCGTAACCTGCTGTAACGAGCTGGAAAGGGAGCGGATTTTTAATGGAATGTTGGCCTATCTCCGTGAACGGAGGGGAGACTGATTAATCCTGATCTTGTTGCAGGGCGTTCCAACCCTGTGCTTGTAGGGGAACTTCAGCGCCATCGCGGGCTACCAAGCTAGTGCCGGCGGCCTTTTCGCACATGTGGCCAATTACCGTAAGGTGCGGATTGCCTTTAATTTTATCGTGATCTTCCAAAGGAATGGTGAAGAGCAATTCATAATCTTCACCGCCATTAAGAGCAATGGTAGTAGAGCTGATTTTAAACTCTTCACAAAGTTTCAAGATTACCGGGTCTACCGGAATTTTCTCTTCGTAAATACGCACCCCTAAATCCGATGCCTTGCAAAGGTGCAGCGCTTCGGAACTGAGGCCGTCGCTGATGTCGATCATAGAAGTAGGCTGGACTCCTAGTTTCTCCAATAATTCAGGAATGTCTTTGCGTGCCTCAGGCTTTAATTGCCTTTCAATTGGGTAACTGTACTCGCTAAGATCGGGCTGCGCATCAGGATTGGATTTGAACACAGTTTTCTCTCTTTCCAAAACCTGAAGACCCATATAAGCGCCACCCAAATCACCACTTACTACCAGTAGATCATTTTCTTTGGCACCGCTGCGTTCGATTACCTTGTTTTCATCTACTTCACCAATGGCGGTAATGCTCAGAATTAAACCGGAATAAGAAGAGGTGGTATCGCCACCAATTAAATCCACTTCAAAAATTTCGCAGGCATGGCGAATGCCCTCATATATTTTGTCCAAATATTCAATGCCAAAGCGATTGCTTACCGCAATGTTCACGGTAATTTGAGTAGGACGTGCGTTCATGGCGTAGATATCCGAAAGATTTACTGCCACTGCTTTATAGCCTAAATGCTGAGGTGGAATATAGCTGAGGTCGAAGTGAACACCTTCAACCAGCATATCGGTAGAAACAACTGTTCTCCCACTTAAAAATTCGAGGATGGCAGCATCGTCACCAATCCCTTTGATAGTGGAGCTTTGCTTGATCGGGAAATCACGGGTTAATCGTTCAATTAAACCGAATTCACCCAAATTGCTGAGACTTGAAAATTGTTCTTCTTGTTCCATGCGGCAAAAGTACAATTGTTTTCGGCCCTAAATGTCTTCGATATTTTCGATGAATCATTGCTTAGGCTTTTCCTCAAGCCGCGACTAATCCTTACCTTTGCATTAATTTTGACTAATTCTAAATAGCTCATGATCAAAGTGTCAGATACAGCAAAGCAGCGTATAAGCGGCTTAATGGGGGAGAGCGGAAAGAGCCTGGAAGATACCTACGTTCGAGTAGGGGTGAGCAGCGGAGGTTGCAGTGGCTTGTCGTATAAGCTGGATTTCGATCAAGAAATGAAGGAAAGTGATAAACTTTTCGAAGATCAAGGCGTAAAGATTTTGGTAGATAAAAAGAGTTTTCTCTACTTGGTGGGAACCACCCTCGAGTATAGTGGGGGGCTTAATGGAAAAGGGTTTTCGTTTAACAATCCCAATGCATCTCGTACCTGTGGATGCGGTGAAAGTTTTGCGGTTTAAAACAGGCTGAAAACCAGAAGATGAAGACAGAAGAAAGTTATTTGGAAGAGGTTACGGCCTCGGAATACAAATACGGTTTTTATACCAATATTGAAGCGGATAAGGTGCCACCGGGTTTAAGCGAGGAAGTGATTCGTATTATTTCCGCTAAAAAGCAGGAGCCTGAATGGATGACGGAATGGCGCTTGGATGCCTATCGGAAATTTTTAAAAATGACCGAGCCCAAATGGCCCAATGTTACCTATCCGGAACCCGACCTGCAAGCCATTTCCTATTATTCAGCGCCCAAGAAAAGGAAGGAATTGGAGAGCCTCGATGAGGTGGATCCCGAATTATTGAAAACCTTCGAAAAGCTGGGTATCTCCCTCGAGGAGCAAAAGCGTTTGAGTGGGGTAGCCATGGATGTGGTAGTAGATTCCGTATCGGTGAAAACCACCTTCAAAGAGAAATTAGCTGAATTGGGCATCATCTTTTGCTCCATGTCGGATGCCATTCAGGAACACCCTGAATTGGTGCAAAAATATTTGGGTACTGTGGTGCCTAAGTCCGATAACTACTATGCCGCTTTAAACTCGGCAGTGTTTACCGATGGTTCTTTCTGCTACATTCCAAAAGGGGTGCGTTGCCCTATGGAGTTGAGTACCTATTTCCGTATTAACGAAGCGGGTACCGGACAGTTTGAACGTACCTTGGTTATTGCCGATGAAAGCAGTTATGTGAGTTACCTCGAAGGTTGTACCGCTCCCATGCGTGATGAAAATCAATTGCATGCCGCAGTGGTAGAATTGGTAGCACTGGACAATGCAGAGATTAAATACTCTACCGTTCAAAACTGGTACCCTGGAAATAAAGAAGGGAAAGGCGGGATTTACAATTTCGTGACCAAAAGAGGTATGTGCGAGCGCAATGCCAAAATCTCCTGGACTCAGGTGGAAACTGGATCTGCAGTAACCTGGAAATATCCTTCTTGCATTTTGAAAGGGGAAAATTCAGTGGGTGAATTCTATTCAGTAGCCGTTACCAATAATTACCAGCAGGCCGATACCGGAACTAAGATGATTCACTTGGGTAAGAATACCAAGAGTACTATTATTTCCAAAGGTATCTGCGCCGGACATTCCAATGGTAGCTACCGTGGATTGGTGCGTATCGGCTCGCGGGCCGAAAATGCCCGGAACTTTTCGCAGTGCGATTCCCTCCTAATGGGTAATGGCTGCGGATCACACACCTTCCCATATATCGAAACCCAAAATAAGTCGGCCAAAGTAGAGCACGAGGCCACCACTTCGAAGATTGGGGAAGATCAAATCTTTTATTGTAACCAACGTGGTATAGGCGAGGAAGAAGCTATTGCCCTGATTGTAAATGGCTACTGTAAAGACGTCTTAAATCAATTGCCGATGGAGTTTGCGGTGGAAGCACAGAAGTTGCTGGCCATTAGCTTAGAAGGATCGGTAGGATAATATTTTTGAATAAATCAGCATGTTAAAGATCAATAACCTTCAGGCCGGAATTGAAGGCAAGGAAATATTAAAAGGCATCGACCTTGGGGTGAAAGCCGGAGAGGTACACGCCATCATGGGACCTAATGGTTCAGGGAAAAGTACCCTCTCTTCGGTAATCGCCGGACGTGAGGACTATGAAGTGAGCGGCGGAAGCATCGATTTCGAAGGCGAGGACCTACTCGATTTAGGTGCCGATGAAAGAGCCCACAAAGGTATTTTCCTTTCTTTCCAGTATCCGGTAGAAATCCCTGGGGTTACCGTAACGAACTTTATTAAAACCGCCATCAACGAAAGTCGCAAGGCCCGAGGTGAAGAGCCCATGCCCGCCAATGTGATGTTGAAGAAAATGCGCGAGAAAATGGCTTTGCTCGAAATCGACAATGCCTTTTTAAGTCGCAGCCTTAACGAAGGTTTCTCCGGTGGTGAAAAGAAACGTAATGAGATCTTCCAAATGGCCATGTTGGAGCCCAAATTGGCGATCTTGGATGAGACCGACTCCGGTTTGGATATTGATGCCCTGCGCATTGTGGCCAATGGAGTGAACAAGCTGAAGAGTAAGGATAATGCGGTGATCGTAATTACCCACTACCAACGCTTGCTCGATTACATTGTACCCGATTATGTTCATGTATTGCACAAGGGTAAGATTGTGAAAAGCGGCGATAAGAGCCTGGCCCTCGAATTGGAAGCCAAGGGTTACGATTGGTTGAAAGAAGGAGCGGTTGAAGCTTAAAAAGGAAAAGACGTGGAAGCATTAAAAGACAAACTCGAGTCCTCCTTCCTGGTCTTTGAGAACGAACTCAACGGCGAGGGAGAAGGACCCATTCATACGCGTCGGCGCGAAGCCTTCGAACGCTTTGTGAAATCCGGCTTTCCTACCAAGCGTGATGAGGAGTGGAAATACACCAATCTGAAGCCAGTATTGAAACCTGATTTTCGCGTTTTTGTGAACGATGAAAATACGGTTGACTTCAGCAGCATCAAGCGCTTTTTCCTTAATGATGTAGATACCTATAAATTGGTTTTCATTGATGGATACTACAGCTCCTGGTTAAGTGAAACTACCCATCAGGGTTTCGACATCTGTACCTTCAGCAATATGCTTACGAAGTACAAAGATGTGGCGGAGCAATACTTTGGGAAGGCCTTACCCGAGAATGAAGCGATGGCCTCGGTAAATACTGCCTTTGCTCGCGAAGGTGCCTTCATCCGCATTAAGCGCAATGTAACGGTAGATAAGCCGGTTGAAATTATCTTCATTACTACCGATCATGGGGTGGCCACTTTGGCTCAACCTCGCAATTTGGTGGTGGTAGAAGAGAATGCTGAAATTACCATTCTAGAGCGTCATCAAAGCTTGAGCGAACAGCCGGTCTTAACCAATACGGCTACCGAAATTTTCGCTTTGCGCGATTCTCGCCTCAACTATTATAAGATTCAGAATGATGCGAAGACTGCATCACTGATCGATAGCACTGCGGTGCGTCAATACCGCGGTAGTAATGTTACCATGGGTACCTATTCTTTCGGGAATAAGTTTATCCGTAACAATTTGAATTTCTTCCTCGAAGAAGAGCATACCGAAAGCCATATGGATGGCATTACCGTAATTGATGAAGGTCAAACGGTAGATCATCATACCCTGGCCGATCATAAAGTGCCCAATTGCTATTCTGACGAATTGTATAAAGGTATTTATGATGAAAATGCCCATGGAGTATTTAATGGTAAGGTGATGGTGCATCCACATGCCCAAAAAACCAATGCATTTCAGCAGAATAACAATATTCTGCTTACCGATAAAGCTTCTATCGATACCAAGCCTCAGCTGGAAATCTTTGCCGATGATGTGCAATGTTCACACGGCTGTACTATCGGTCAGTTAGACGAAGAAGCTATGTTCTATTTACGTTCACG
The Croceimicrobium hydrocarbonivorans genome window above contains:
- the sufD gene encoding Fe-S cluster assembly protein SufD encodes the protein MEALKDKLESSFLVFENELNGEGEGPIHTRRREAFERFVKSGFPTKRDEEWKYTNLKPVLKPDFRVFVNDENTVDFSSIKRFFLNDVDTYKLVFIDGYYSSWLSETTHQGFDICTFSNMLTKYKDVAEQYFGKALPENEAMASVNTAFAREGAFIRIKRNVTVDKPVEIIFITTDHGVATLAQPRNLVVVEENAEITILERHQSLSEQPVLTNTATEIFALRDSRLNYYKIQNDAKTASLIDSTAVRQYRGSNVTMGTYSFGNKFIRNNLNFFLEEEHTESHMDGITVIDEGQTVDHHTLADHKVPNCYSDELYKGIYDENAHGVFNGKVMVHPHAQKTNAFQQNNNILLTDKASIDTKPQLEIFADDVQCSHGCTIGQLDEEAMFYLRSRGIPEKEAKALLLYAFANDGLRNVKIPALRKKLNRQIAKKLNVNLDFEL